The Cloeon dipterum chromosome X, ieCloDipt1.1, whole genome shotgun sequence genome includes a window with the following:
- the LOC135947140 gene encoding uncharacterized protein LOC135947140 produces MLMGLVLAAAVLVLVCPEAAAAPVEARARSLRVRYPLCPYTVHRINHKLTGLKKKPVRWLEVKCQEPNKVFEMRGLEFTCTQLTYRAQIGDAKFKVGAGCVARLMSAGQPAEVVRPSVEES; encoded by the exons ATGCTGATGGGGTTGGTGCTCGCCGCAGCCGTTCTCGTGCTCGTGTGCCCAGAGGCGGCGGCCGCCCCCGTGGAGGCCCGCGCCCGCTCGCTCAGGGTGCGATACCCCCTGTGCCCCTACACCGTCCACCGCATCAACCACAAACTCACCGGACTGAAGAAGAAACCCGTCCGGTGGCTCGAGGTCAAGTGCCAGGAACCGAACAAGGTCTTTGAGATGCGCGGACTCGAGTTCACGTGCACGCAGCTCACCTACAG GGCGCAGATAGGAGATGCGAAATTCAAAGTAGGAGCCGGCTGCGTGGCGCGGCTCATGTCGGCCGGACAGCCTGCGGAGGTCGTGCGGCCCTCAGTGGAGGAGTCGTGA